The DNA region AAAGAAGAAGCCCACGAACTGGTCAAAGCACAATTAATGGTAGCGGAAGATATGCTTCCAGTTCTGGAAGAAGATGAATTTTATCCTAACCAGCTTGTTAACTACACAGTTATTACAAACGATGGCGTGTTTATCGGAAAAGTATCAGATATATTATCAACTCCTGGACAGGACATCCTGATAATACCTAACGATGATAAAGAAATAATGATCCCCTTCTGTGATGAGTTCATAAAAGTTATTAATCACGATGAAAAGAAGATCATGATTGAACCGATCGAAGGTTTACTCAATGCACATTGATATTCTGACACTATTCCCTGAAATGTTTGAAAGTCCGCTTGCACACAGCATTGTGAAACGAGCTATTGAACGGGAAAAGCTCTCGATCGAACTGATTAATTTCCGAGATTTTTCAGATGACAAACATAAACAGGTTGATGACTACCCCTTTGGAGGAGCCCCGGGTATGGTCATTAAGCCACAACCTATTTTTGACGCAATTGATTTTCTTAAAGAAAGAAGAAGAGAAATAATAGATGATGCTCCTTTCCCTCTCATCTATTTAACTCCTCAAGGTGAAAGGTATAATCAGAAAATCGCTGAAGAATTAAGTAATGAAAAATATCTTGCAATTTTATGCGGACACTACAAGGATGTTGACTATCGTGTTCGTGAGCATCTTGTAACCAGAGAAATTTCAATCGGCGATTACGTGCTATCTGGTGGTGAGCTTCCAGCAATGATTATCATCGATTCGTTAGCTCGTCTTCAGGAAGGTGTACTTACGAACATCGAGTCTGCGTACAGTGACTCTTTTCAGGAAGACAGCTTTGATGGTCCATACTATACCAGACCGCGTGAATATCGAGGTTATAAGGTACCCGATGTGCTACTATCTGGTAATCATAAAAAAATCGAAGAATGGCAAAAAAAAAAGCGGAAAAGATTGAAAGATAAGGTGAAAGGAGTTCCACATGTATGATAATCTGTTTCTTGGATTAGTCCATTATCCTGTATATAACAAAAACAAAGAGATCGTTACAACTTCTCTCACCAATCTCGATATTCACGACATAGCTCGAACATGCAAAACCTATGGTATCAAGAATTACTTTATAATAAATCCCGAACCAGCGCAGAAAGAGATTTTTAATAAACTTCAGGATTTCTGGCGAACAGGTCCAGGTAAGCAATATAATATCAATCGATTTGATGCCTTTAAACTTATCGAGTTTGTCCCGGATATTGAATCCGCAAAACAGTGGATCAAAAATAGGTATTCACAGGATCCAATTATTATCACTACTTCTGCCAGATTAGTTCCCGGTAGTGTTTCTTACAAAGAGATGAGAAGAATAATAGATCGATCGTTTCCAAAGCTTATCCTTTTTGGAACCGGCTATGGTATGTCAGAGGAGTTAATAAACTCAAGTAATTTCCACGTTTTACGTATCGAAGGAACCGGTCCATATAATCATCTTTCAGTTCGCAGTGCTATTGCTATAACACTTGACAGGTTAATTGGCAATTACGAATAAAGGCACAATTCACAAAAAATATTAAGGACTTAAAATAATTAAGCAATAATGAGGTTTTAATGGATATTTTATATAGAGTTGGTCAAGAACAAATGAATGTAGATCTACCGGATTTTAATACCGGAGACACAATAAAAGTGCACTATGTAATTCGAGAATTCGAAAAACCACGTATCCAGGTTTTTCAAGGTATCGTAATCCAGAAGAAAGGTTCTGGAATCAATAAGACTTTTACCGTACGTAAGATCAGCCATGGTGTTGCAGTGGAACGTATTTTCCCTCTTTTTTCACCATTGATCCAACAAATTGAAATAGTACGTTATGGTCGTGTACGCCGCTCAAAACTTTTATATCTGAGAAAACTTCGAAGTAAAAGCACAAAGGTGAAACGAGGGAAAAGACCTACGGTAAAGAACATTGCTGAAACAATAACCGAAGAATAACGAAAGGTATCAAAAAGCGCAAAGGAATATTACTGTTTTCTTAACATCATTCTGACTCAGAAATATAATATTCATGCACTGTTCATAGCTTTAGGCTACTGAAAATTATGTTTAAGCGAATTGATTTCAAGAAAGAATATTGGCAATTCTTTGAACTGTTAATGTGTTTCCTGTAGCTATTTGCCTGGCTTTCTTCATTATTTATCAGCAATTCCACCCCAAAATTATACCGCTTTTCAACCAATATACGCAGATTCTCATCCTGTATTTTGCATTTCTCAATATTCTTAAGATTTATTACAATCGAGGTAGCTTTTCTTACATCAAGAAAATATTTTTCGATCTTTGTGCCGTTGTTATTTCCTTTGTTTTTTATAACGATCTGATTGTATTCCAGGTATATATTATCCTGAGACAAATTGTCATCCTTATAGATATGCTTGCTTCAACAAGACCAGCTGTTAATCTTTTCTCAAGATTTAGAAACCATCCCTCCAAAGTGATCCTTCTCAGCTTTGGTATTATTATCCTTCTTGGAACGACATTCCTCAGTCTCCCGCTCGCTTCATCAAATGGAGAAAGTATTGGAATTATCAATGCGGGTTTTACAGCAACATCTGCAACGTGCGTAACAGGTTTGATTGTTCTCGATACCGGTGCTGACTTCTCCTCTTTTGGACATATAATCATACTCATCCTAATGCAGATCGGTGGACTCGGTATTATGACCTTCTCTACTACCCTGATCATGCTCTTCGGTAAACAAATCAGCCTTCAGGGGCAATCCCTTCTGCAAGGGGTTCTTGGTGAAGCAACAAAAGAGAGTGTGGTAAAATTGCTTCGAGCAATTATTATTACAACGTTGATCTTTGAGCTTGTCGGAGCAATGATTCTGTTCTTGAAGTTCAGACCTCTCAACCACTTTGCTGCACTCTCAAATATGGACCTGTTTGGACATAGTATGTTCCATTCTGTTTCTGCCTTCTGCAATGCAGGATTTTGTCTCTACCCGGACAGCTTTATCGGTTTCCAGGGTAGCTGGACAGTCAACCTTGTTATCATGTCGTTAATCATTTTTGGTGGTATTGGCTTCACTGTTCTACTGGATGTTTATAACAATGTTATACGAAGAAGACATATTAGATTTCTATCCTTGCACTCAAAAGTTGTGATCGTTACAACTGTTGCACTCATTATCATTGGTAGCGTTCTTATCTTTGCTTTCGAGTATAACAATCAGTTGAATCAATTACCCATGAAGAATAGTATTCTCGCTTCGACATTCCAATCTGTGACAACTCGAACCGCAGGATTCAATACCCTCGATATTTCGAAAATGAGTTTTGCATCTGTGCTTTTAATGATCGTTTTTATGTTTATTGGAGCATCTCCTGGTTCTACAGGTGGTGGAATAAAAACAACAAGTTTTGCAATACTGGTATTGTCTGTATGGTCGATCATTAGACATCGTGAGGATGTTGAAGTATTTCATCGCTCGATCTCATCAGAAAATACAAAAAAAGTGATGTCTCTCATCTCGATTTCTGCAACGATACTCGTAACACTTATTCTCGTTCTTCTTATATCAGAAGCAAGCCGTGGGTTCAAATTTGAACAGATAATCTTTGAGGCATTTTCGGCTTTTGGTACCGTCGGTCTCTCAATGGGTATCACTCCACACTTGACATCCATCGGTAAACTTGCAATTATTGCTTTAATGTATCTTGGACGTGTTGGTCCCCTGACTATCGCTTTCGCATTAAGCGAGAAAAAAATAAGTGTTCATTATCATTATCCTGATGAAAATATAGCTATCGGTTAAAAGATAGTTGTTCGGAGGAACAATGGCTCAATTTGGCGTTATCGGACTTGGTAGATTTGGTGTTACAATTGCTGAAACCCTTGTAAAAAAAGGCGCTGAAGTAATTGCGATCGACAATGACGAGAAGAAGGTCGAGGAAGCTCGTGCTTTTGTGACCAATGCTGTTTGTCTGGATTGTACAGACGAACAAGCGCTTCGTGCAATCGATATTGGAAACGTTGATGCTGTTGTCATCGCAATTGGAGAAAATATTGAAGTAAGCGTTCTTTCTGCAGCAGTTCTACGAAAAATCGGTGTGGGTAAAATTCTCGCAAAAGTCGATAGTGAGCTCCATGCCAGAATCCTTTCGATCATGGGAGTGCAACGCACAATTTTCCCTGAACAATATGTGGGTCGAGAAATTGCAAATCTGCTGATCTCTCAACATATTTTTACGTATACAGAAATTTCAAAAGAACATAGTGTCGTTGAAATCGCAGTACCGGCTTTCTTTGTGGGCAAAAGTCTTAAAGAACTCGATGTACGAAACAAATATAATATTAGTATCATTGCCATAAAAAGTACCAAACCCACCGTTGATGAACTTGGCAACAACATTCTCCTTGAAGAAACGAATGTTCTACCTTCTGCTGACGATGTACTCCATAAAACGGATAAGATCATCATCATTGGTAAAAATAATGATGTTGACGCTCTTGTAAAGATGGCAGAAAAACACAAGGTCAAGGAATAATTTGGAGATACCATGCATTTAACATTCCAATCAAAATTACGTATCATCGTCATTATTCTATTAATTTTTATTATTGCTAATACAGGCTTTATTCTCTATAAAATTAATAATCCTGCAATGCCAGAAATCGTTCGCGATAGGATCATGACAATTCAATACATCTTTCTATTCATCGAGCTTATTCTCGGTATTGTCCTTCTTTTTTATGTTCCTATGATACTTCAAAATTCACTAAGACCAATTGAATCTGTTTTTGAAGAGTTAAAAAGAGGTAAATTTGATATTTCGATTCCAGAAGAATATCATACAGGACCCGTTGCAACACTTATTGCTGCAACAAACCAGATGATCACAAATCTGAAACAATTCGATATTGAGAAGAAGAGTAAAATCCTTGAATACGCTCACCGGTTGAATGTGATACTTGAAAATACTGATGACGGCATCATTATAACAAATGAAAAAGATGAAATTGTCATGATAGATAGACATGCTCAGAAACTTCTCGGACTGACCTCTGTGGAAGACAATCCTCCACTGCTGGATTATCATTATGAAGGTGAAGTTTTCAAATTCTTCCAGGAATCGGTTGCTCAAAAAATGCTGGTTCCTGAGAGGAAGATTTATATTCCAAAAATAAAAAAACATGTATCATTTCATGTAGGTATTATTCATAATGAAGAGGGTTTGGTGATAGGGATGGTCTTTGTCATAACCGGTATCGACTTGAAAAAATTATATGAATCACCCGGGACTGAAGATGGAAAATCACGAGCAGAATGATAGGTTTGACAGGGAATTCACTTTCGCAGTTCGCACCGAAGAGAGTATCAGGATTGATAAGTATTTAGCGAACTTAAACATAAACGAACTGTATTCACGATCCTTTGTTGATCGACTTATGAAAGATGGTTTCGTGACACTTGACGGGAAACCGGTAAAAAAAAGCGAACATGTTCAGCAAAATCAGATCATTCATATAAAGATCCCACCTCCATTAAAAAAGGACATTTTCCCTGAAAATATTGAACTCTCATTTGTCTATGAGGATGAGTATTTAGCAATTATCGATAAACCTGTGGGTATGGTCGTTCATCCTGCTCCAGGTCACTATCATGGAACGCTCGTAAATGCTATCATGTATCATCTCAAGCAGCTTTCTGAACCTGATGATCCCCTACGCCCGGGTATCGTTCATCGACTTGATAAAGATACGTCCGGTTTAATCATCGTTGCAAAGAATGATCTCGTTCATACTAAGTTAAAAGAACTTTTTTCAAATCATCAAATTCAAAAAACATATATCGCTTTCACCATGGGAAACCTTGAAAACAATGAAGGTACGATCCGCACCTATTTTGGAAGGAATCCTGTCAATTCACGAAAAATGTCTGTTATTGATGAGGGTAAAATAGCGATTACACATTACGAAGTTATTGAAACCTTCCCCGGGATTGATATTGTAAAAATTGATCTTGAGACTGGTAGAACTCACCAGATACGAGTCCATTTTTCCCATCTTCATCATCCTGTGATGGGAGACACACTCTATTCAACGCAAAAACAGATGGTGAATCTCGTACCCGAACGAGCAAAAAAAATAATCAAGCACCTTCTGGCAAACACAATACGAAGACAGGCACTCCATGCTCATCAGCTTGAGTTCATACATCCTATAACAAACGAAAATATCTTTGTCACAAGCCCGATTCCTCAGGATATGGATAATGTTGTTAAGATCATGAGAAAAAGTTTTTACGGATCTTATATTTAAATTCGTCCATATTCAACAGTATATCCAAGGCTTCTTATTCTCTCATAACGATTCATAAAAAAATTGCCAACTTCTTACCCTCATTCCAGTTATGTGAAAAATATTCTAGGTGGTCTGATGAAAAAGCAATTTTATCTTTCAAATAGAAAAGCATTGCTTACATTGATGCCAGATAAAAGTTTTGCGGTTTTTTCTGCAACACTAACAGATTCCGGGAAATTACCGGTTGAATTCGTTCAGGATGCAAATTTCTTTTACCTGACAGGACTCAAAGAAGCAAATGCTCAACTCATTGTAGCAAAATATGGTAAAACAGAACATGCCATGCTCTTCATTGAGAGAAATATTCCTGAGATGGAAGTTTGGATTGGCAAGAAACTCTCAAAAGAAGAAGTGCAGGAGATATCCGGAGTTGAGAGGGTTTATTACGTTGATGAGTTGCCGGATGTATTACACCCGATTGCTCTCTCAAGCAGTGAATGTTTTTTTGACCATGTAAGCAGTAAGATCAACTCAAATCTGACGGATTCTCTTTCTCAATTGAAAGAGCTCACCACACATTATCCTACATTGAACATTCGCAATACCGGACAGCTCATTACACAGCTTCGAGCTGTTAAGAAAAAACCGGAAATAGAAGAGATGAAAGAGGCAATTCGTATCACTCGTGATGCAATTCTCAATATTATGAAGAATACGAAGCCGGGTATGATGGAGTATGAACTGGAAGCTCATTTCAGGCTTGAATGCGTAAAAAATAATGCGAAACAAATGGCATTTTCCCCCATCATTGCCAGCGGTAAAAATGCCACCATTCTACACTATGAAAAGAATATCGGAAAAGTTGGTAAACATGACCTTGTTCTTACGGATGTTGGTGTAAAATGGAATGAATATTGTGCAGATATCACACGAACATTTCCTGCAAACGGCACTTTCTCAAAGCGTCAAAAAGAAGTGTATGAAGCAGTGCTCACCATAAATAAGGAAATTATCATGAAAGTAAAACCCTGTCTTACTCTGAAAGATCTTCAGGATGAAACTATTAAATTGATGAAAAAGGCACTCAAGCAGTTAAAACTCATCAAGAAAGATGAAGAATTCAAGAAGTATTACATGCACGGAGTAAGTCATACACTTGGTCTTGCCGCGCATGATCTGGTGGATCGATCCAAAAAACTGGAAGAGGGATGGGTCATTACTGTTGAGCCAGGGATTTACATTCCCGAAGAAGGCATCGGCGTCAGAATTGAAGACGACATACTTGTTACAAAGAACGGGTATGAGAATCTTTCCGAGCACATACCTAAAGAAATATCTGATATTGAAGATATCATGAAAAAGTAACCAAATTTAAGGACTATCATGAAAGAAATTGCAATATATCCCGGAACCTTCGATCCGATAACAAATGGACATATTGATATTATAGAAAGGGCTGCACGAATTTTTAATAAAGTTGTTATCGGCGTTGCTGAAGAAACATACAAAGACTGCCTGTTTACTCTTGAGGAACGGGTCGAACTTGCGCATGAATGCACCAAACATATTCCAAACGTAACGGTTGAAGCATTCTCAGGACTTGCTGTCGAGTATGTTAGGAAAAGACAAAGTTCTGTTATGATCCGTGGACTACGTGCGGTATCTGACTTTGAATATGAACTCCAGATCGCTCTGGCAAACAGGACTCTTTCCGAAGAGGTTGAAACCGTTTTTCTCATCCCTCATAGTAAATATCTTTACCTCAGCTCCACACTCGTCAAACAGATCATTAGCTCCGGGGGTTCGATCAGAGAGTATGTTCCTAAATCAATAAGTGAAAAAATGTTGAGTAAGTACTTAAAGAAAGATTAAATGAGTTATCAAATCTCAACACTTACCAGCGGTGTAACGGTTCTTTCTGAGCATATAGAACACGTTCGTTCCCTCTCTATCGGAGTCTGGATCAATGCTGGCTCTCGCGATGAGACCATACATAATCGTGGAATTGCGCACTTTCTTGAACACATGCTGTTCAAAGGGACAACCACAAGAACCA from Candidatus Cloacimonadota bacterium includes:
- a CDS encoding aminopeptidase P family protein, producing MKKQFYLSNRKALLTLMPDKSFAVFSATLTDSGKLPVEFVQDANFFYLTGLKEANAQLIVAKYGKTEHAMLFIERNIPEMEVWIGKKLSKEEVQEISGVERVYYVDELPDVLHPIALSSSECFFDHVSSKINSNLTDSLSQLKELTTHYPTLNIRNTGQLITQLRAVKKKPEIEEMKEAIRITRDAILNIMKNTKPGMMEYELEAHFRLECVKNNAKQMAFSPIIASGKNATILHYEKNIGKVGKHDLVLTDVGVKWNEYCADITRTFPANGTFSKRQKEVYEAVLTINKEIIMKVKPCLTLKDLQDETIKLMKKALKQLKLIKKDEEFKKYYMHGVSHTLGLAAHDLVDRSKKLEEGWVITVEPGIYIPEEGIGVRIEDDILVTKNGYENLSEHIPKEISDIEDIMKK
- the coaD gene encoding pantetheine-phosphate adenylyltransferase, whose amino-acid sequence is MKEIAIYPGTFDPITNGHIDIIERAARIFNKVVIGVAEETYKDCLFTLEERVELAHECTKHIPNVTVEAFSGLAVEYVRKRQSSVMIRGLRAVSDFEYELQIALANRTLSEEVETVFLIPHSKYLYLSSTLVKQIISSGGSIREYVPKSISEKMLSKYLKKD
- the rplS gene encoding 50S ribosomal protein L19, whose protein sequence is MDILYRVGQEQMNVDLPDFNTGDTIKVHYVIREFEKPRIQVFQGIVIQKKGSGINKTFTVRKISHGVAVERIFPLFSPLIQQIEIVRYGRVRRSKLLYLRKLRSKSTKVKRGKRPTVKNIAETITEE
- the rimM gene encoding 16S rRNA processing protein RimM is translated as KEEAHELVKAQLMVAEDMLPVLEEDEFYPNQLVNYTVITNDGVFIGKVSDILSTPGQDILIIPNDDKEIMIPFCDEFIKVINHDEKKIMIEPIEGLLNAH
- the trmD gene encoding tRNA (guanosine(37)-N1)-methyltransferase TrmD — its product is MHIDILTLFPEMFESPLAHSIVKRAIEREKLSIELINFRDFSDDKHKQVDDYPFGGAPGMVIKPQPIFDAIDFLKERRREIIDDAPFPLIYLTPQGERYNQKIAEELSNEKYLAILCGHYKDVDYRVREHLVTREISIGDYVLSGGELPAMIIIDSLARLQEGVLTNIESAYSDSFQEDSFDGPYYTRPREYRGYKVPDVLLSGNHKKIEEWQKKKRKRLKDKVKGVPHV
- a CDS encoding TrkA family potassium uptake protein; amino-acid sequence: MAQFGVIGLGRFGVTIAETLVKKGAEVIAIDNDEKKVEEARAFVTNAVCLDCTDEQALRAIDIGNVDAVVIAIGENIEVSVLSAAVLRKIGVGKILAKVDSELHARILSIMGVQRTIFPEQYVGREIANLLISQHIFTYTEISKEHSVVEIAVPAFFVGKSLKELDVRNKYNISIIAIKSTKPTVDELGNNILLEETNVLPSADDVLHKTDKIIIIGKNNDVDALVKMAEKHKVKE
- a CDS encoding RNA methyltransferase → MYDNLFLGLVHYPVYNKNKEIVTTSLTNLDIHDIARTCKTYGIKNYFIINPEPAQKEIFNKLQDFWRTGPGKQYNINRFDAFKLIEFVPDIESAKQWIKNRYSQDPIIITTSARLVPGSVSYKEMRRIIDRSFPKLILFGTGYGMSEELINSSNFHVLRIEGTGPYNHLSVRSAIAITLDRLIGNYE
- a CDS encoding RluA family pseudouridine synthase; amino-acid sequence: MENHEQNDRFDREFTFAVRTEESIRIDKYLANLNINELYSRSFVDRLMKDGFVTLDGKPVKKSEHVQQNQIIHIKIPPPLKKDIFPENIELSFVYEDEYLAIIDKPVGMVVHPAPGHYHGTLVNAIMYHLKQLSEPDDPLRPGIVHRLDKDTSGLIIVAKNDLVHTKLKELFSNHQIQKTYIAFTMGNLENNEGTIRTYFGRNPVNSRKMSVIDEGKIAITHYEVIETFPGIDIVKIDLETGRTHQIRVHFSHLHHPVMGDTLYSTQKQMVNLVPERAKKIIKHLLANTIRRQALHAHQLEFIHPITNENIFVTSPIPQDMDNVVKIMRKSFYGSYI